A portion of the Faecalibacterium sp. I3-3-89 genome contains these proteins:
- a CDS encoding DUF362 domain-containing protein encodes MEASTVYYTDFRCPVGTSLTEKLRRLCIAAGIKNIDMEGKFVAIKMHFGELGNLAYLRPNYAKVVADLCKEQGGMPFLTDCNTLYPGSRKNALEHLTCAQLNGFWPMTTGCQVLIADGLRGTDEVEVPVPNGEYCKTAKIGRAIMDADIFISLSHFKGHESTGFGGAIKNIGMGCGSRAGKMEQHASGHPAVQEDLCRGCHRCAKECGSDAIRYNEKNKAVIDQDKCKGCGRCIGACNFDAIYALCDNANEMLDRKMAEYAAAVCDGRPTFHISLVQDISPNCDCHVENDAPILPDIGMFASFDPVALDQACADACLNAAPLPNSQLGQNLATPGWNCHHDNFKDSNPNIEWKATLEQAEKVGMGTRAYTLKKV; translated from the coding sequence ATGGAAGCATCGACCGTCTACTATACTGATTTCCGCTGCCCTGTGGGAACCAGCCTCACCGAAAAGCTGCGTCGGCTGTGCATCGCGGCAGGCATCAAGAACATCGACATGGAGGGCAAGTTCGTTGCCATCAAGATGCATTTCGGCGAGCTGGGCAATCTGGCCTATCTGCGCCCCAACTATGCTAAGGTAGTCGCCGACCTGTGCAAGGAGCAGGGCGGTATGCCCTTTTTGACCGACTGCAACACCCTGTATCCGGGCAGCCGCAAGAACGCCCTCGAGCACCTCACCTGCGCCCAGCTCAACGGCTTCTGGCCCATGACCACCGGCTGTCAGGTCCTCATCGCCGATGGCCTGCGGGGCACCGATGAGGTCGAAGTGCCTGTGCCCAACGGCGAATACTGCAAGACCGCAAAGATCGGCCGCGCCATCATGGATGCCGACATCTTCATCAGCCTGAGCCACTTCAAGGGCCACGAGTCCACCGGCTTCGGCGGTGCCATCAAGAACATCGGCATGGGCTGCGGCTCCCGCGCGGGCAAGATGGAGCAGCACGCCTCCGGCCACCCGGCCGTACAGGAAGACCTCTGCCGCGGCTGCCACCGCTGCGCCAAGGAGTGCGGCTCGGACGCCATCCGCTACAACGAGAAGAACAAGGCCGTCATCGATCAGGACAAGTGCAAGGGCTGTGGCCGCTGCATCGGTGCCTGCAACTTCGACGCCATCTACGCTCTGTGCGACAACGCCAACGAGATGCTCGACCGCAAGATGGCCGAGTATGCCGCTGCCGTCTGCGATGGCCGCCCCACCTTCCACATCAGCCTCGTGCAGGACATCAGCCCCAACTGTGACTGCCACGTCGAGAACGACGCTCCCATCCTGCCGGACATCGGGATGTTCGCGTCCTTCGACCCGGTGGCCCTCGATCAGGCCTGTGCCGATGCCTGCCTGAATGCCGCTCCGCTGCCCAACAGCCAGCTGGGCCAGAACCTCGCCACCCCGGGCTGGAACTGCCACCACGACAACTTCAAGGATTCCAACCCCAACATCGAGTGGAAAGCCACCCTCGAGCAGGCTGAGAAAGTCGGCATGGGCACCCGTGCCTACACCCTCAAGAAGGTCTGA
- a CDS encoding M18 family aminopeptidase: protein MKNAAFSMEELFRFLDAGVSAFHSTAAAAAILEAEGYVNCPESAAWELAPGGKYYTTRNGSAVLAWRMPKGELTGWHAAASHSDSPTWRIKQFHTEDGVFAKAEVEGYGGMIMPSWFDRPLTVAGRLLVRTGSGIESRLVCPDRALACIPNLCIHFNRDLNNGMKYNPQVDLQPIFGGKGGSLKDVLAEEAGVKAEDILDADLVLATREKAVRMGLDGEYFMSGRIDDLECAYTTLWGFLQGRGEEEGRGDIWVMFDNEEVGSSSRQGAQGTLMADVLARIEESMGVSREQSIRARTNALVLSADNGHATHPNHPEKSDPANPVVMGGGVLLKYNARQTYTTSGFTGAAFTAICKKAGVPVQVFANRADVPGGSTLGNLLGHQILMPMVDIGLGQLAMHSAMETASCADAEYMAKAVAEYYNTPIFQPKDGEWKLGL from the coding sequence ATGAAGAATGCAGCTTTTTCGATGGAAGAGCTTTTCCGTTTTCTGGACGCAGGCGTCAGCGCCTTCCACTCCACGGCGGCCGCTGCGGCCATTCTGGAGGCTGAGGGCTATGTGAACTGCCCTGAGAGCGCCGCATGGGAGCTGGCCCCCGGCGGCAAGTATTACACCACCCGCAACGGCTCTGCCGTGCTGGCGTGGCGGATGCCGAAGGGGGAGCTGACCGGCTGGCACGCCGCTGCCAGCCACAGTGACTCGCCTACTTGGCGCATCAAGCAGTTCCATACCGAGGACGGAGTCTTTGCCAAGGCGGAGGTCGAGGGCTACGGCGGCATGATCATGCCTTCCTGGTTTGACCGTCCCCTGACGGTGGCGGGCCGCCTGCTGGTGCGCACCGGGAGCGGCATCGAGAGCCGTCTGGTCTGCCCTGACCGTGCGCTGGCCTGCATCCCCAACCTCTGCATCCACTTCAACCGCGACCTCAACAACGGCATGAAGTACAACCCGCAGGTGGATCTGCAGCCCATCTTCGGCGGCAAGGGCGGCAGCCTGAAGGACGTTCTGGCGGAGGAAGCCGGCGTGAAGGCCGAGGACATCCTCGATGCCGACCTCGTCCTCGCCACCCGCGAAAAAGCCGTCCGCATGGGCCTGGACGGCGAGTATTTCATGTCCGGCCGCATCGATGACCTCGAGTGCGCTTACACCACCCTGTGGGGCTTTTTGCAGGGCCGGGGCGAGGAAGAGGGCCGCGGCGACATCTGGGTGATGTTCGACAACGAGGAGGTCGGCTCGTCCAGCCGTCAGGGCGCTCAGGGCACCCTCATGGCCGATGTGCTGGCCCGCATCGAGGAGAGCATGGGCGTCAGCCGGGAGCAGAGCATCCGTGCCCGCACCAACGCTCTGGTGCTCAGCGCCGACAACGGCCACGCCACCCATCCCAACCACCCTGAAAAGAGCGACCCCGCCAACCCCGTCGTCATGGGCGGCGGCGTCCTGCTGAAGTATAACGCCCGCCAGACCTACACCACCAGCGGCTTCACCGGTGCAGCCTTCACGGCCATCTGCAAGAAGGCTGGGGTTCCGGTGCAGGTGTTCGCCAACCGCGCCGACGTGCCGGGCGGTTCCACGCTGGGCAATCTGCTGGGCCACCAGATCCTGATGCCCATGGTGGACATCGGTCTGGGCCAGCTGGCCATGCACTCCGCCATGGAGACGGCCAGCTGCGCCGACGCCGAGTACATGGCAAAGGCCGTGGCAGAGTATTATAACACCCCCATCTTCCAGCCGAAGGACGGGGAGTGGAAGCTGGGCCTGTGA
- a CDS encoding potassium channel family protein: MNILVIGCDQVGAALVRDLERIGHDISIIERDSEQLKRLDGFDDYTFSGNALVGDPTDPDVLRQGGIENCDAVAAVSEDDSLNLMAAQIAKSLFQREKVICRVSDPHLQVLYHKAYELDTICPTVLTEQAVFRSLSK; this comes from the coding sequence ATGAACATTCTAGTGATCGGCTGCGACCAGGTGGGCGCAGCACTGGTGCGGGACTTGGAGCGCATCGGCCATGACATCTCCATCATCGAAAGGGACTCCGAGCAGCTCAAGCGGCTGGACGGCTTCGATGACTATACGTTCAGCGGCAACGCCCTTGTGGGCGACCCCACCGACCCCGATGTGCTGCGTCAGGGCGGCATCGAGAACTGCGACGCGGTGGCCGCTGTCAGCGAGGACGATTCCCTCAACCTCATGGCCGCGCAGATCGCCAAGAGCCTCTTCCAGCGAGAGAAGGTCATCTGCCGCGTCTCTGACCCCCATCTTCAGGTGCTCTACCACAAGGCCTATGAGCTGGACACCATCTGCCCCACCGTCCTCACCGAGCAGGCTGTGTTCCGTTCTCTGTCCAAATAA
- the gluQRS gene encoding tRNA glutamyl-Q(34) synthetase GluQRS, translating to MSAAVGRFAPSPSGRLHLGNLACSLLAWLSVKRQGGRIVLRIEDLDAERCPRRYADQLEEDLAWLGLVWDEGGSRGGPHPPYYQSECSGIYAESYRKLEAMGLVYPCFCSRSQLHAASAPHTSDGNVIYPGTCRGLTAAEIAEKRKKKAPAYRLMVPDEDVTFTDGCMGVHTENLLHDCGDFYLRRADGVFAYQLAVVVDDARMGVTEVVRGADLLSSTARQLYLYRLLGLPAPHFAHCPLLLASDGRRLSKRDGDQSLENLRARYTAEDIVGRLAYAYGLQEEPAPRTPESLIKDFSWEKVPKADICLPEGLFE from the coding sequence GTGAGCGCAGCAGTAGGGCGGTTCGCTCCCAGCCCCAGCGGGCGGCTGCATCTGGGGAATCTGGCGTGCAGCCTCCTTGCATGGCTGAGCGTGAAGCGTCAGGGCGGGCGCATCGTCCTCCGCATCGAGGACTTGGACGCAGAGCGCTGCCCCCGCAGGTACGCCGACCAGCTGGAAGAGGACCTCGCATGGCTGGGCCTTGTCTGGGACGAGGGCGGCAGCCGGGGCGGGCCGCACCCGCCCTACTACCAGAGCGAGTGCAGCGGCATCTACGCCGAGAGCTACCGGAAGCTCGAGGCCATGGGCCTCGTCTACCCCTGCTTCTGCTCCCGCAGCCAGCTCCACGCAGCCAGCGCGCCCCACACCTCGGACGGCAATGTCATCTACCCCGGCACCTGCCGGGGTCTGACGGCGGCGGAGATCGCTGAGAAGCGGAAAAAGAAAGCTCCTGCTTACCGCCTCATGGTTCCGGACGAGGATGTCACCTTCACCGACGGCTGTATGGGCGTCCACACCGAGAATCTCCTGCACGACTGCGGCGACTTCTACCTCCGCCGTGCCGACGGCGTGTTTGCTTACCAGCTGGCCGTCGTGGTGGACGACGCCCGGATGGGTGTCACCGAGGTGGTGCGGGGAGCCGACCTGCTCTCCTCCACGGCGCGGCAGCTCTATCTTTACCGGCTGCTGGGCCTGCCTGCGCCGCATTTTGCCCATTGTCCGCTGCTGTTGGCTTCGGACGGGCGGCGGCTGTCGAAGCGGGACGGCGACCAGAGCCTTGAGAACCTCCGCGCCCGCTATACAGCCGAGGACATCGTGGGCCGTCTGGCCTATGCCTACGGCTTGCAGGAAGAGCCTGCACCCCGGACGCCGGAAAGCCTCATCAAGGACTTCTCGTGGGAGAAAGTGCCGAAGGCGGACATCTGCCTGCCGGAGGGGCTGTTTGAATAA
- a CDS encoding undecaprenyl-diphosphate phosphatase has translation MFLEIIKAILMGIVEGITEWLPISSTGHMILLEQVVKFNASEEFMSMFRVVIQLGAILAVVVLFWGKLWPFGLRHGRVISKPSVWQLWFKVVVATLPVLVISPLDDWMETRFYNYITVAAMLILYGVLFLLVESRCIQPRVTRLEQITYRDALIVGIWQMLAIIPGTSRSGATIVGGLLLGLSRACVAEFTFYLAIPVMAGASLLKVLKFALSGVAITGTEIAVLAVGCVVAFVVSLAAIRFLMGYVKRHNFTFFGIYRIVLGLVVLAVAAVSAMM, from the coding sequence ATGTTTCTTGAGATCATCAAAGCGATTTTGATGGGCATCGTGGAGGGCATCACCGAGTGGCTGCCCATCTCGTCCACGGGCCATATGATCCTGCTGGAGCAGGTGGTGAAGTTCAACGCCAGCGAGGAGTTCATGTCCATGTTCCGGGTGGTCATCCAGCTGGGTGCCATCCTTGCGGTGGTGGTGCTGTTCTGGGGCAAGCTGTGGCCCTTCGGCCTGCGGCATGGCCGCGTCATCTCGAAGCCCAGCGTCTGGCAGCTCTGGTTCAAGGTGGTCGTCGCCACCCTGCCGGTGCTGGTCATCAGCCCGCTGGACGACTGGATGGAGACCCGCTTCTACAACTACATTACTGTGGCCGCGATGCTGATCCTCTATGGTGTCCTCTTCCTTCTGGTGGAGAGCCGCTGCATCCAGCCCCGTGTGACCCGTCTGGAGCAGATCACATACCGCGACGCCCTCATCGTCGGCATCTGGCAGATGCTGGCCATCATCCCCGGCACCTCCCGCTCGGGTGCGACCATCGTGGGCGGCCTGCTGCTGGGCCTCTCCCGCGCCTGTGTGGCAGAGTTCACCTTCTACCTCGCCATCCCGGTCATGGCGGGAGCCTCCCTGCTCAAGGTGCTCAAGTTCGCTCTCTCCGGTGTCGCCATCACCGGCACCGAGATCGCCGTTCTGGCGGTGGGCTGCGTGGTGGCCTTCGTGGTCAGCCTTGCGGCCATCCGCTTCCTGATGGGCTATGTCAAGCGCCACAACTTCACCTTCTTCGGCATCTATCGCATCGTTCTCGGCCTCGTGGTGCTGGCCGTGGCTGCGGTGTCTGCTATGATGTAA
- a CDS encoding PH domain-containing protein yields MTQKRHYHPLAALRFLRKTFLLCLLPLANALLEFSLSALLTALRQDAALLLFLCGASWVLLEASSWALDDAGVLRLQWAFAAKQERILRGEALAALTIERPLLFRLMGASRVVLYPVGQPAKRAVTLYLYKEDAQELADRLMPICDPVCHRPAGGERAAMVLLGANVLSTLALLYLAIRQSRPFPLTAEALALSRLNVLVRFAAHWLPAGAAWMLVLAGTLFGASLGRSFAQTIHYTVWHTADQLGSRGGWLSRFEFRVRSREVSYADVRFSPTARLMKRWPVFVVAGSCRPELPLFVYRSGQEALFRELLPEFRMPPDIRPSLAHRSAVFFAPAGIPFGLCLLLVLVSRTVLPALTVTLLIPTAVSAIFLTGGLMGWLREGIWLREGRFTLRRQKGVYLHCICVLHPDVCLRTLQSPWAARYQRLTLTLALPGQVRLKVRSIPVQDAEPCLAAVEQKT; encoded by the coding sequence ATGACCCAAAAGCGGCATTATCACCCCCTCGCAGCCCTCCGCTTCCTGCGCAAGACGTTCCTCCTCTGTCTGCTGCCACTGGCAAACGCCCTGCTGGAATTCAGCCTGAGCGCTCTGCTGACCGCTCTGCGGCAGGACGCCGCGCTGCTGCTCTTCCTCTGCGGGGCAAGCTGGGTGCTGCTGGAGGCAAGCAGCTGGGCGCTGGACGACGCGGGGGTGCTTCGGCTGCAGTGGGCCTTCGCCGCCAAGCAGGAGCGCATCCTGCGGGGCGAGGCGCTGGCCGCGCTGACCATCGAGCGGCCCCTGCTGTTCCGGCTGATGGGGGCCAGCCGGGTGGTTCTCTACCCGGTGGGCCAGCCTGCCAAGCGAGCCGTCACCCTTTACCTGTACAAGGAGGACGCACAAGAGCTGGCTGACCGCCTCATGCCCATCTGTGACCCGGTCTGTCACCGGCCCGCAGGCGGCGAGCGGGCGGCGATGGTGCTTCTGGGGGCCAACGTCCTGTCTACGCTGGCCCTCCTCTATCTGGCTATCCGGCAGAGCCGCCCCTTTCCCCTCACGGCGGAAGCTTTGGCCCTCTCCCGGCTGAACGTCCTTGTCCGGTTCGCGGCTCACTGGCTGCCCGCCGGTGCGGCGTGGATGCTGGTGCTGGCCGGGACGCTCTTCGGGGCCAGCCTCGGGCGCAGCTTCGCCCAGACCATCCATTACACGGTCTGGCACACCGCCGACCAGCTGGGGAGCCGGGGCGGCTGGCTGTCCCGGTTCGAGTTCCGGGTGCGGAGCCGCGAGGTGAGCTATGCGGACGTCCGATTCTCCCCCACCGCCCGGCTGATGAAGCGGTGGCCGGTGTTCGTGGTGGCGGGCAGCTGCCGCCCGGAGCTGCCTCTTTTCGTCTACCGCTCCGGGCAGGAAGCACTGTTCCGGGAGCTTCTGCCCGAGTTCCGGATGCCGCCGGACATCCGGCCCAGTCTCGCTCACCGCAGCGCCGTCTTCTTCGCGCCTGCCGGCATCCCCTTCGGGCTGTGTCTGCTGCTGGTGCTGGTCTCCCGCACCGTCCTGCCCGCCCTCACGGTGACACTGCTCATCCCGACGGCAGTGTCTGCAATCTTTCTGACCGGCGGGCTGATGGGCTGGCTGCGGGAGGGCATCTGGCTGCGGGAGGGCCGCTTCACTCTGCGGCGGCAGAAGGGCGTTTATCTCCACTGCATCTGTGTGCTCCACCCGGATGTCTGCCTGCGCACCCTCCAATCACCGTGGGCGGCCCGTTACCAGCGGCTTACCCTGACGCTGGCTCTGCCCGGGCAGGTACGGCTCAAGGTGCGCAGCATCCCCGTGCAGGACGCCGAACCTTGTCTTGCCGCGGTGGAGCAGAAAACATAA
- a CDS encoding PH domain-containing protein yields MTEQELRRTAVIIPPSGRAVLCVWAAVPGLFAAPFVFWQSLAAGAGFCLLWAALLYCLWARACSFAAVLGARTVTVYSGAAVPLRQVLPRRAVTSVRLLRTPLMRLGGVSLLIVAAPGAKLILPAIPAQQAGLLAHILAEEAP; encoded by the coding sequence GTGACCGAGCAGGAGCTGCGGCGCACCGCCGTCATCATCCCGCCCTCCGGCCGGGCCGTCCTCTGCGTCTGGGCGGCGGTGCCGGGGCTGTTTGCTGCGCCCTTCGTGTTCTGGCAGAGCCTCGCCGCCGGGGCGGGCTTCTGCCTGCTCTGGGCCGCCCTCCTCTACTGCCTCTGGGCGCGGGCCTGCAGCTTTGCCGCCGTGCTGGGGGCGCGGACGGTGACGGTCTATTCCGGCGCAGCGGTCCCCCTGCGGCAGGTCCTGCCCCGCCGAGCCGTTACCAGCGTCCGGCTCCTCCGCACACCTCTGATGCGGCTGGGCGGCGTGTCGCTGCTCATCGTGGCGGCCCCGGGCGCAAAGCTCATCCTGCCCGCCATCCCGGCCCAGCAGGCCGGACTTCTGGCCCACATTCTGGCGGAGGAGGCACCATGA
- a CDS encoding potassium channel family protein yields MKVCIAGGGRVGRYLAQSLLSNRHSVVIIEPVESQCRMLADMLDIPVICGDSISVDTLRTADTASCDAFVAVTGSDEDNLVACQIAKREFGVNRTVARASNPKNRELLHTLGVDTVVCGTDNLSHILEREIETDTIRQLLSLGGGTASLNEILLPESFIYAGKAIMDIPIPGDTILVSITRDTEFIIPHGSTVLLPWDHILCLTRDDSLHQLTEAWGLSGK; encoded by the coding sequence ATGAAAGTTTGTATTGCGGGCGGCGGGCGTGTGGGCCGTTATCTGGCCCAAAGCCTGCTGTCCAACCGCCACAGCGTCGTCATCATTGAGCCAGTGGAGAGCCAGTGTCGGATGCTGGCCGATATGCTGGACATCCCGGTCATCTGCGGCGACTCCATCAGCGTGGACACTCTGCGCACCGCCGACACGGCCAGCTGCGACGCCTTTGTGGCCGTGACCGGCTCCGACGAGGACAATCTCGTGGCCTGCCAGATCGCCAAGCGGGAGTTCGGCGTGAACCGCACCGTGGCCCGTGCCTCCAACCCCAAGAACCGCGAGCTGCTCCACACCCTTGGCGTGGACACCGTGGTCTGCGGCACCGACAACCTGAGCCACATCCTCGAGCGGGAGATCGAGACGGACACCATCCGCCAGCTCCTCTCGCTGGGCGGCGGCACCGCCAGCCTGAACGAGATCTTGCTGCCGGAGAGCTTTATCTACGCGGGCAAGGCCATCATGGACATCCCCATCCCGGGCGACACCATTCTGGTCAGCATCACCCGCGACACCGAGTTCATCATCCCCCACGGCAGCACCGTCCTGCTGCCGTGGGACCACATCCTCTGCCTGACCCGGGACGACAGCCTCCATCAGCTCACCGAGGCGTGGGGCCTCAGCGGCAAGTGA